One genomic segment of Leptospira stimsonii includes these proteins:
- a CDS encoding citrate/2-methylcitrate synthase — translation MSEFIEIKVGEKSYQLPLIAGTDGKKGIDIRELHQKTGLISYDPGFFNTAYAVSRISRRDPDSGDLHYRGYDVADLVQHSTFVETSYLLIYGKLPTEQQLKDFSLKLSKHSLIHEDMINLFDGFPGKGHPLAVLSVMVTSLSSYYPEEYEESLDKGIDHSARLLAKIRTIAAFSYKKIVGQPFVYPLDKHPYCTNFLYMLFSIPSKDHVPSEDVDRILNQLWILYADHEQNVSNTTVQVIGSTQANLFASISSAINALWGSREGGRQVAAVGLIEDIIKSRKTVAEYFEKFKGDSERLFSNGFGHKAYAAKSRRAIIAGKLFHEFYKKYPLNPIAEVALKIDEYMQNDEYYINQNLYPNLEFYSAVIFNSIGIPKELFTAMQVIGKLPGWLAHWREQRVSGNYSKARPKQIYTGEMGRKYVPLSER, via the coding sequence ATGAGTGAATTCATTGAAATCAAAGTTGGGGAGAAATCCTACCAGTTGCCATTGATCGCCGGAACGGATGGAAAAAAAGGAATCGATATTCGTGAACTCCATCAAAAAACCGGACTCATTTCTTACGATCCCGGTTTTTTTAATACCGCCTATGCGGTGAGCCGCATTTCCAGAAGAGATCCGGACTCGGGCGATCTTCATTACAGAGGCTACGACGTCGCCGACCTCGTTCAACATTCCACGTTTGTGGAAACCAGTTATCTTTTGATTTATGGAAAACTTCCCACCGAGCAACAACTCAAGGACTTCTCCTTAAAACTTTCGAAACACTCTTTGATTCACGAAGACATGATCAATCTTTTCGACGGTTTTCCCGGTAAAGGGCATCCTCTCGCGGTTCTTTCCGTGATGGTTACTTCTCTTTCCAGTTATTATCCGGAAGAATACGAAGAATCCCTGGACAAAGGGATCGATCATTCCGCAAGACTTCTCGCAAAGATAAGAACGATCGCGGCTTTCAGTTACAAAAAGATCGTGGGGCAACCTTTCGTTTATCCTTTGGACAAACATCCTTATTGTACGAACTTTCTTTATATGTTGTTTTCGATTCCTTCCAAGGATCACGTTCCAAGCGAAGACGTGGATCGGATTCTCAATCAACTTTGGATTCTTTATGCGGATCACGAACAGAACGTTTCCAATACGACCGTTCAAGTGATCGGTTCGACTCAGGCGAATCTTTTCGCTTCGATCTCTTCCGCGATCAACGCGCTCTGGGGTTCCAGAGAAGGCGGACGTCAAGTCGCGGCGGTCGGCTTGATCGAAGACATCATCAAATCCAGAAAGACGGTCGCGGAATACTTCGAGAAGTTCAAAGGAGATTCGGAACGACTTTTTTCAAACGGCTTCGGACACAAAGCTTACGCCGCAAAGAGCAGAAGAGCGATCATCGCCGGAAAACTCTTTCACGAATTCTATAAAAAATATCCGCTCAATCCGATCGCAGAAGTAGCTCTCAAGATCGACGAATACATGCAAAATGATGAATATTATATCAATCAAAACCTGTATCCGAATCTTGAATTTTACAGCGCCGTAATTTTCAACTCGATAGGAATTCCGAAAGAACTCTTCACTGCGATGCAGGTAATCGGAAAACTCCCAGGATGGTTAGCCCACTGGAGAGAACAGCGTGTTTCCGGAAACTACAGCAAAGCTCGTCCGAAACAAATCTATACAGGAGAGATGGGAAGAAAATACGTTCCTCTTTCTGAAAGATAA
- a CDS encoding HEPN domain-containing protein has product MQNPRWKDWLAQAERDLEWAEASLQSGFFAQTCFVCQQVGEKALKALAYFRGADLVKSHSVKTIAKELNENGEIESIGQKLDLYYIPTRYPDAFTDGAPFEYFEESQAKEAVVFAETLIRIVKEKLK; this is encoded by the coding sequence ATGCAAAACCCGAGGTGGAAAGACTGGCTCGCCCAAGCCGAAAGAGATTTGGAATGGGCGGAAGCTTCTTTGCAATCGGGTTTCTTTGCGCAGACGTGTTTTGTCTGCCAGCAAGTGGGAGAAAAAGCTCTCAAGGCTCTTGCTTATTTTCGCGGAGCCGATCTCGTAAAATCACATTCCGTAAAGACGATCGCAAAAGAGCTGAACGAAAACGGTGAAATTGAATCCATCGGACAAAAATTAGATTTGTATTATATTCCCACTCGTTACCCCGATGCGTTTACGGACGGAGCGCCGTTCGAATACTTTGAAGAATCGCAGGCGAAAGAAGCCGTCGTATTTGCGGAAACATTGATTCGCATCGTAAAAGAAAAACTCAAATGA
- a CDS encoding DUF3703 domain-containing protein yields MNFRMPLFEVRTGKRKEFFGQLLRFAVGGFRSLFDRVSVGNSGGVNVLIPRDLPLLEDLRGLLKTREFPHSLGKQNSSVKPTKSRNSHFSRKCPPSKKAIS; encoded by the coding sequence ATGAACTTTCGAATGCCACTTTTTGAGGTTCGAACCGGAAAAAGAAAAGAATTCTTCGGACAACTCTTACGTTTTGCGGTCGGAGGATTTAGGTCTCTTTTCGATCGGGTCTCTGTCGGAAATTCAGGTGGCGTGAATGTTCTGATTCCTCGCGACCTGCCTCTTCTGGAAGATTTGCGGGGCCTGTTGAAAACGCGGGAGTTCCCGCATTCTTTGGGAAAACAAAATTCTTCAGTGAAACCTACAAAAAGTAGGAACTCACACTTTTCCAGGAAATGTCCGCCTTCGAAGAAAGCGATTTCGTAA
- a CDS encoding helix-turn-helix domain-containing protein: protein MHPNFTPDIFWLGLQFLIQLGPGYCILLFFTELAKHKRGEEFSGMFFLAFLMASVESRIGLVSIPGTGAYPLLWIFFFSSLLAMGPVLLLVLGRMLEFALEKKIPLKRHFFPAYLAVLCELIFFLYPMDSKPELIQDALIHRGKSPISLLIGIGYLHLTVYCFYSVYLFWKSFREIDFHLSRLASWILLITIVSVQLSGIGFYLDFPNLFIFASILMTFGNGLVFVFTARYPNFFNSLKLELQQKRYEKTQLGGLNLEAIRARLTELMEVEKIYREEELRMQDLAEKLLITPHQLSRILNETYEKNFNEFVNGFRVQEAKKILLEEPEKTILSIGFEVGFNTKSTFNAQFLKISGMTPAEWRKKI, encoded by the coding sequence ATGCACCCGAATTTCACTCCGGATATATTCTGGCTTGGTCTCCAATTCTTGATCCAACTCGGTCCGGGCTATTGTATTCTCCTTTTTTTCACCGAACTCGCCAAACACAAACGCGGAGAAGAATTCAGCGGAATGTTCTTTTTGGCGTTTCTCATGGCCTCCGTCGAATCTCGGATCGGCTTGGTTTCGATTCCGGGAACGGGCGCGTATCCGTTACTCTGGATCTTCTTTTTTTCCTCCCTTCTCGCGATGGGCCCCGTACTTCTTCTCGTCTTGGGAAGAATGCTCGAATTCGCTCTGGAAAAAAAGATCCCTTTAAAGAGACATTTTTTTCCGGCTTATCTCGCCGTTCTTTGTGAGTTGATCTTTTTTCTTTATCCGATGGATTCGAAACCGGAACTCATCCAGGACGCATTGATTCATCGAGGCAAAAGCCCGATTTCTCTACTGATCGGAATCGGATATCTTCACCTAACGGTCTATTGTTTCTATTCGGTATATCTTTTTTGGAAATCCTTTCGAGAGATCGACTTTCATCTTTCCCGCCTCGCGTCTTGGATTCTTCTCATCACGATCGTTTCGGTACAACTTTCAGGAATCGGATTCTATTTGGATTTTCCAAATCTTTTCATCTTCGCTTCGATCTTGATGACTTTTGGAAACGGACTTGTCTTCGTGTTTACCGCGCGTTATCCGAACTTCTTTAATTCTCTTAAATTGGAATTACAACAAAAAAGATACGAGAAAACGCAATTAGGCGGACTCAACTTGGAAGCGATTCGCGCCCGTTTGACCGAACTCATGGAAGTGGAAAAAATTTATCGTGAGGAAGAATTGCGGATGCAGGATCTCGCCGAAAAACTTCTGATCACTCCGCATCAACTTTCCCGGATTCTCAACGAAACGTATGAGAAAAATTTTAATGAGTTCGTCAACGGATTCCGAGTACAAGAGGCGAAGAAAATTCTTCTGGAAGAACCGGAAAAGACGATTCTCTCGATCGGATTCGAAGTCGGTTTTAATACGAAGTCCACGTTCAACGCTCAATTCTTAAAAATCTCGGGAATGACGCCGGCGGAGTGGAGAAAAAAAATCTAA
- a CDS encoding SDR family NAD(P)-dependent oxidoreductase produces the protein MSKLKEKTILITGANGGFGRELTKQLLEKGANLILTDLKAPSTDADFYLHRKWLESYKNGSQPKNIGKILGSFSGDLQTQEGCKDVYQNTLKLSPKGVDVLINNAGLAFKGGLLDVPDKNWNLILDVNLYAPIHLSRLFVPAMLERKQGQIVNLSSVAGHVAAGELIYYSISKFGIRAMGEAMDADLRKKGVAVTNVYPFFADTGILKSQQFGKQQDIPMGIVDSPISVVKAIVKGMEKRKLHVFPGIKSKTISFFSRMTPNIVHKVTSLSDRL, from the coding sequence ATGAGCAAATTGAAAGAGAAGACGATTTTAATCACCGGAGCCAACGGAGGTTTCGGAAGAGAATTGACAAAACAACTTTTGGAAAAAGGAGCAAACTTGATTCTTACCGATCTCAAGGCTCCCAGTACGGACGCAGATTTTTATCTCCACAGAAAGTGGCTCGAAAGTTATAAAAACGGTTCTCAACCGAAAAACATAGGAAAGATTCTCGGTAGTTTTTCCGGAGATTTGCAAACGCAGGAAGGTTGTAAGGACGTATATCAGAATACTCTAAAACTTTCTCCGAAAGGGGTTGATGTGTTGATCAACAACGCGGGCCTCGCTTTCAAAGGAGGACTTTTGGACGTTCCCGATAAGAATTGGAATCTTATCTTGGATGTAAATCTCTACGCCCCGATTCATCTGAGTCGTTTGTTTGTTCCCGCGATGCTGGAAAGAAAACAAGGTCAGATCGTAAATCTATCTTCCGTTGCGGGTCACGTCGCCGCTGGAGAACTGATCTACTATTCCATTTCTAAGTTTGGAATCCGAGCGATGGGAGAAGCGATGGACGCGGATCTTCGTAAAAAAGGAGTCGCGGTGACGAACGTATATCCGTTTTTTGCGGACACAGGAATTCTCAAGTCGCAACAATTCGGAAAACAACAGGACATCCCGATGGGAATCGTTGACAGTCCCATTTCCGTCGTAAAGGCGATCGTCAAAGGAATGGAAAAAAGAAAACTGCACGTCTTTCCCGGAATAAAATCCAAGACGATCAGTTTTTTCAGCCGTATGACTCCGAACATCGTCCATAAGGTCACGAGTCTCAGCGACCGACTATAA
- a CDS encoding cytochrome-c peroxidase produces the protein MKKSTLGALFLVLLGAVLVSCGPSEKTKKLIDDSKKIFGTIPEKIPGGEGDSPELVQLGEKLYFEKRLSANDTQACNSCHNVAGKGAGVDNLPTSPGAFGKNGDRNSPTVLNAGFHIAQFWDGRAKDLKEQAKGPILNPVEMAMPSAAEVEKKIGAIAEYQDLFAKAYPKEEKKITYENLAGAIAAFERTLITKDRFDDFQRGDHKALSSEEQEGLETFLATGCTACHVGPLLGGNSFRKLGQVNPYENTSDKGRATLTKNPADAFVFKVPSLRNIAITGPYFHDGKVATLEEAVKKMAHLQLGKDLSDSDTKSIVTFLKALTDKNRSN, from the coding sequence ATGAAAAAATCTACGTTAGGGGCTTTATTTTTAGTGCTCCTCGGGGCCGTTTTGGTATCCTGTGGGCCGTCTGAAAAGACGAAGAAGTTGATCGATGATTCCAAGAAGATCTTTGGAACGATTCCGGAAAAAATCCCGGGCGGAGAAGGGGATTCTCCCGAACTCGTCCAACTCGGGGAAAAGTTATACTTTGAAAAAAGACTCTCCGCGAACGATACGCAGGCTTGTAATTCCTGTCACAACGTCGCCGGTAAGGGCGCAGGTGTGGACAATCTTCCCACTTCTCCAGGAGCGTTTGGGAAGAATGGGGACAGAAATTCTCCAACCGTGTTGAATGCCGGTTTTCATATCGCTCAATTTTGGGACGGGAGAGCGAAGGATTTGAAAGAGCAGGCGAAAGGTCCGATCTTGAACCCAGTGGAAATGGCGATGCCTTCCGCCGCTGAGGTCGAAAAGAAAATCGGTGCGATCGCGGAATACCAAGATCTTTTTGCGAAAGCCTATCCTAAGGAAGAGAAAAAAATCACCTATGAAAATCTTGCAGGCGCGATTGCCGCTTTCGAGAGAACCCTAATTACGAAAGACCGCTTTGACGATTTCCAGAGAGGAGATCACAAAGCACTTTCCTCCGAAGAGCAAGAAGGTCTGGAAACGTTTTTGGCGACGGGTTGTACCGCCTGTCACGTAGGTCCTCTTTTGGGAGGGAATTCTTTCCGGAAACTGGGACAGGTAAATCCGTATGAAAATACTTCGGACAAAGGACGTGCTACTCTGACGAAGAACCCGGCCGATGCTTTTGTTTTTAAAGTTCCTTCCCTGAGAAATATCGCCATCACCGGCCCCTATTTCCACGACGGGAAAGTCGCAACCTTGGAAGAAGCGGTGAAAAAAATGGCTCATCTTCAACTCGGAAAAGACCTTTCGGATTCCGATACAAAGTCGATTGTAACTTTCTTGAAGGCGTTGACCGATAAGAACCGGTCTAATTAA
- a CDS encoding MBL fold metallo-hydrolase, with protein MPPFEKEPFPGLFTIDCDYISFGVACAYLVVEGNEAAFVENNTNYAVPILLKELENVGRKPEDVKYIIVTHVHLDHAGGTGLLAKHCPNATILAHPKAAKHLISPERLIQSSIQVYGEENFKKLYGEIVPVPAERVKSPEDGEEIRWGKRRFKFYYTRGHANHHFCIYDSLSNGIFTGDSFGLGYREFAVGKNPILYPSTTPTDFDSEEAMNTVDTILATGADKAYLTHFGVWKDLPSGARQMKQGLHAMQNILSSGERSGLEGEPLLEFCTGRIRSYLEREISTQGIALGEREEMLLGFDSKINAQGLVFQIERKKRKQV; from the coding sequence ATGCCACCTTTTGAGAAAGAACCCTTTCCAGGATTGTTTACGATCGACTGCGATTATATTTCCTTTGGTGTCGCTTGTGCGTATCTTGTTGTGGAGGGAAACGAAGCCGCGTTTGTAGAAAACAATACCAATTACGCGGTTCCGATTCTTCTGAAAGAATTGGAGAATGTCGGTCGAAAGCCAGAGGACGTAAAGTATATCATCGTTACTCACGTTCATCTTGATCACGCCGGTGGAACGGGTCTTCTTGCGAAACATTGTCCGAACGCGACTATTCTCGCGCATCCGAAAGCCGCGAAACATCTGATTTCGCCCGAGAGACTCATTCAGAGCTCGATCCAAGTTTACGGAGAAGAAAATTTCAAAAAACTCTACGGTGAAATCGTTCCTGTGCCGGCGGAACGAGTGAAAAGCCCCGAAGACGGAGAAGAGATTCGATGGGGAAAAAGAAGATTCAAATTTTATTATACAAGAGGTCACGCAAATCATCACTTTTGCATCTATGATTCTCTGAGTAACGGAATTTTTACCGGAGATTCTTTCGGCCTCGGTTATAGGGAATTTGCGGTCGGTAAAAATCCGATCCTCTATCCTTCCACGACTCCGACGGATTTCGATTCCGAAGAGGCGATGAATACGGTGGACACGATTCTTGCGACGGGTGCGGATAAAGCCTATCTCACCCATTTCGGAGTTTGGAAGGATCTTCCTTCCGGTGCGAGGCAGATGAAACAAGGTCTTCACGCGATGCAGAACATTCTTTCCTCCGGGGAAAGATCCGGTCTCGAAGGAGAGCCGCTTCTGGAATTCTGCACGGGAAGAATTCGCTCTTATTTAGAAAGGGAAATTTCCACTCAGGGAATTGCCTTGGGGGAAAGGGAAGAAATGCTCCTAGGGTTTGATTCTAAGATCAATGCCCAGGGTTTGGTCTTTCAAATTGAGAGGAAAAAGCGAAAGCAGGTTTGA
- a CDS encoding metal-dependent hydrolase, with protein sequence MSNVEKPDYPVRKPRFQFSKDVPKHWCGGNASLTHVLNAWTILFPEGEKYFIRTIQNAIPKLKEGKVKRNAIAFVGQEAQHAGEHKKFWENLKDQGYRFEGFMNFVVWFAFGLLEKLFSEKMNLAAVAGLEHYTSLVADLGLRSGLLKPAHPEMRRLFEWHAAEELEHKSAVFDVLKEATQSYWIRIVGMCIASGIFFAFTLIAVILFLWQDGILFRLQTQKELFQLLFTRERVLPLTIRAALRYFRVSFHPDQEDNLYLAKEIFSLQEHKYREAI encoded by the coding sequence ATGAGCAATGTCGAAAAGCCGGATTACCCGGTTCGAAAACCCCGATTTCAATTTTCAAAGGACGTTCCAAAACACTGGTGCGGAGGAAACGCCTCTCTTACCCACGTTTTGAACGCTTGGACGATTCTTTTCCCGGAAGGGGAGAAATACTTTATTCGAACGATTCAGAATGCCATTCCCAAACTCAAAGAGGGAAAGGTGAAAAGAAACGCGATCGCTTTCGTTGGTCAAGAGGCGCAACACGCGGGAGAACACAAAAAATTCTGGGAGAATCTCAAAGACCAAGGATATCGTTTCGAAGGTTTTATGAATTTTGTGGTTTGGTTTGCTTTCGGTCTTTTGGAAAAACTTTTCTCCGAAAAAATGAATCTGGCCGCAGTTGCAGGATTGGAACATTATACGTCCTTGGTCGCGGATCTCGGTTTAAGAAGCGGACTTCTCAAACCCGCACATCCGGAAATGAGAAGACTTTTCGAGTGGCACGCGGCGGAGGAATTGGAACACAAGTCCGCGGTCTTCGACGTTCTGAAGGAAGCGACTCAAAGTTATTGGATTCGAATCGTGGGAATGTGTATCGCTTCCGGAATTTTTTTCGCGTTCACCTTGATCGCGGTCATACTCTTTCTTTGGCAGGATGGAATTCTTTTTCGACTTCAAACTCAAAAAGAACTCTTTCAACTCCTCTTTACAAGGGAGAGGGTTTTACCTTTGACGATACGTGCCGCCTTACGATATTTTAGGGTTTCTTTTCATCCCGACCAAGAAGACAATCTATACTTAGCTAAAGAAATTTTTTCATTACAAGAACACAAATACAGAGAAGCAATATGA
- a CDS encoding DUF4256 domain-containing protein: MAKNTKGKNRSQKELTPEQKDILLKTLKNRFEKNQNRHKGIEWDKVEAKLKGNADKLWSLDQMEESGGEPDVVGYDKKTGEYVFFDCAPESPKGRRSVCYDREGLESRKEHRPEDSAIDMAVFMGIELLSEEEYRELQKLGEFDAKTSSWIKTPPSIRKLGGALFADFRYGSVFIYHNGAQSYYAVRGFRGSLRV, encoded by the coding sequence ATGGCCAAAAACACAAAAGGTAAGAATCGTAGTCAAAAAGAACTTACGCCGGAACAAAAGGATATTCTGCTCAAAACATTAAAGAACCGATTCGAGAAGAATCAGAATCGCCACAAAGGTATCGAGTGGGACAAGGTAGAGGCAAAGTTAAAAGGCAACGCGGATAAACTGTGGTCCCTTGATCAAATGGAAGAATCCGGCGGAGAACCGGACGTTGTGGGTTACGATAAAAAAACGGGTGAATATGTTTTCTTTGATTGCGCCCCGGAAAGTCCGAAAGGACGCAGAAGCGTTTGTTACGATCGAGAAGGACTCGAATCCAGGAAGGAACATAGACCGGAAGATAGCGCGATTGACATGGCAGTTTTTATGGGAATCGAATTGCTAAGCGAAGAAGAATATCGAGAACTTCAGAAGCTCGGAGAATTCGACGCAAAAACTTCGAGCTGGATCAAAACTCCTCCGAGTATCCGTAAATTAGGCGGCGCTCTCTTCGCGGACTTTCGATACGGTAGTGTTTTTATTTATCACAACGGCGCTCAGTCCTATTACGCTGTGAGAGGTTTCCGAGGTTCGTTACGGGTCTAA
- a CDS encoding alpha/beta fold hydrolase — protein MMTLSSEKQKIFRKTKVISSFQTTIVRNGNLNLFLKYNTTGAQRPDRETILFVHGFPDEHSTWNAQLEFLSKEFNVGAFDLRGAGNSSKPEKQKDYNAQVIFQDFEAVIRFMGNGKPVHLVAHDWGALLSWGFVGDLEYSKMIDSYTAMGGPHPILARNLMFRYFFSTNPRKIWIALKQLVKSWYIVFFQIPWLPGFLISTFTMFVWKFLMYEAEIPKGDPMRSFTKEEILKSAIHPINLYRELLQGKKYPTPERIHVPVRLLIPIRDMAISPECYDSHAVICDSLETTRVDSNHWIQKENPDFVSETIRNFVLRNSSLKRGGRRDA, from the coding sequence ATGATGACCTTATCATCCGAAAAACAAAAGATATTCCGGAAAACGAAAGTGATTTCTTCGTTTCAAACTACCATCGTTCGTAACGGAAATTTGAATCTTTTTCTAAAATACAATACGACCGGGGCGCAACGTCCTGATCGAGAAACAATTCTTTTTGTCCATGGATTTCCGGACGAACATTCTACCTGGAACGCACAGTTGGAATTCTTATCAAAAGAATTCAATGTGGGCGCTTTCGATTTAAGAGGGGCGGGAAATTCGAGTAAACCCGAAAAACAAAAAGATTACAATGCGCAAGTCATCTTTCAGGATTTTGAAGCCGTGATTCGTTTTATGGGAAACGGAAAACCCGTTCATCTTGTCGCACATGACTGGGGCGCTCTTTTGTCCTGGGGTTTTGTAGGTGATTTAGAATATTCTAAAATGATTGATTCTTACACTGCGATGGGAGGTCCGCATCCGATCCTTGCGAGAAATCTGATGTTTCGTTACTTCTTCAGTACGAATCCGAGAAAAATTTGGATCGCCCTGAAACAATTGGTGAAGTCTTGGTATATCGTATTTTTTCAGATTCCCTGGCTTCCGGGTTTTTTGATCTCAACGTTTACGATGTTCGTCTGGAAATTTCTTATGTACGAGGCGGAGATCCCGAAAGGAGATCCGATGCGCAGTTTTACGAAAGAGGAAATTCTTAAGAGCGCGATCCATCCGATCAACTTATACAGGGAACTCCTCCAAGGAAAAAAATATCCGACTCCGGAAAGGATCCACGTTCCGGTTCGACTTCTGATTCCGATTCGAGATATGGCAATCAGTCCCGAATGTTATGACTCTCATGCCGTCATCTGTGATTCATTGGAGACAACTCGAGTGGATTCCAATCATTGGATTCAAAAGGAGAATCCGGATTTTGTCAGTGAAACCATTCGCAACTTTGTGCTTCGCAATTCTTCGCTTAAACGAGGCGGTAGAAGGGACGCCTGA
- a CDS encoding nucleotidyltransferase domain-containing protein, whose translation MSVIVFPKRNPLGGMSREELIQNIQSALREKVIKTFLFGSVARNSAHAYSDVDLIVITKTDLPFLKRQELFPELLRIPVEWNLFVYTEKEWEKIREQSQYPGFWKTVFAEMIPIL comes from the coding sequence ATGAGCGTGATCGTTTTTCCAAAGAGAAACCCTCTCGGCGGAATGAGTCGAGAAGAATTGATCCAAAATATTCAATCTGCCCTTCGTGAAAAAGTAATCAAGACGTTTCTATTCGGAAGCGTCGCAAGAAATTCCGCGCACGCTTATAGCGATGTCGATTTGATCGTGATTACGAAAACGGATCTTCCCTTTTTAAAAAGACAAGAACTCTTTCCGGAGCTTCTGCGAATTCCGGTCGAATGGAACTTATTCGTTTATACGGAAAAAGAATGGGAGAAGATCCGAGAACAAAGTCAATATCCCGGTTTTTGGAAAACGGTCTTCGCAGAGATGATTCCAATTTTGTAA
- a CDS encoding C40 family peptidase: MFPSKFFLFFSLCVVTICFAILHGEKKNPDESELRKFFLLQHKISIGPKDSVLLYKEVYRWLGTPYRDYGTDESGIDCSSLTSKILSKVYGSNLSGPSYTLVSRTIPVSKEELKEGDLIFFTISGNKVSHVGIYLKDQKFVHASTKKGVTINSLEEEYYKKYYTSSGRL; this comes from the coding sequence ATGTTTCCATCCAAATTCTTCCTCTTTTTTTCTCTGTGTGTAGTCACGATTTGTTTTGCGATCTTACACGGAGAGAAGAAGAATCCGGACGAATCCGAACTTCGGAAATTTTTTCTTCTTCAGCATAAAATTTCCATCGGCCCGAAAGATTCCGTTCTTCTTTATAAGGAAGTTTATCGTTGGCTCGGAACTCCGTACAGAGATTATGGAACCGACGAATCAGGAATCGATTGTTCGAGTTTGACTAGTAAAATTTTATCAAAGGTATACGGGTCGAATCTGAGCGGTCCGAGTTACACGCTGGTTTCTCGAACGATTCCCGTCTCAAAAGAAGAGTTGAAGGAAGGCGATCTCATCTTTTTTACAATCTCCGGAAATAAGGTGAGTCATGTTGGGATTTATCTCAAAGACCAAAAATTCGTTCACGCCTCAACAAAAAAGGGAGTTACGATCAATTCCTTAGAAGAAGAATATTATAAGAAGTATTATACTTCTTCCGGAAGGCTCTGA
- a CDS encoding M24 family metallopeptidase, which yields MSREYYTSADLNDFKNVQKLAYDAVEWVRERLVVGMTEKTAASLIDSYIYERGGKNFFHYGFAWFGDRTCFHGFKRPLTWKRIGVDGLLPHFGFQFQPSDRKLKEGMAVILDVAPNVKGVTADVGYSFSFGNNSEVEQGRKDLKEFRTLILELVRAEKNMGKIYQACDDLIQDLGYSNCHTIYPNGVLGHKVGKVPASSVPAGRLLGFPPQTFLYLVPQILKGIFAPSSNASPLWGEFTKSKVDAGLWAVEPHIGKIYSGSRAEESFGVKWEEILVVSDTDAFWLDEDLPHVRFWEEQERIAKLKKASSLSKTKRDSKIKVGAA from the coding sequence ATGTCGCGTGAGTATTATACGTCCGCCGATCTAAACGATTTTAAGAATGTGCAAAAACTTGCATATGACGCGGTGGAATGGGTCCGCGAACGCCTCGTAGTCGGAATGACGGAAAAAACCGCGGCTTCCTTGATCGATTCTTATATCTACGAAAGAGGTGGAAAGAATTTCTTTCATTACGGATTCGCCTGGTTCGGAGATCGGACCTGTTTTCACGGATTCAAAAGGCCCCTAACCTGGAAACGAATCGGAGTAGACGGACTTCTTCCTCACTTTGGATTTCAGTTTCAACCTTCCGATCGAAAACTCAAGGAAGGAATGGCTGTGATTTTAGACGTTGCGCCTAACGTGAAAGGTGTGACCGCGGATGTCGGATATTCTTTTTCTTTCGGAAATAATTCCGAAGTGGAGCAAGGACGCAAAGATCTCAAAGAATTTAGAACTCTCATCTTAGAATTGGTTCGCGCGGAAAAAAACATGGGTAAGATCTATCAAGCCTGTGACGATCTCATCCAGGATCTCGGTTATTCCAATTGTCATACGATTTATCCTAACGGAGTTTTGGGTCATAAGGTCGGAAAGGTTCCTGCATCGAGTGTTCCGGCGGGAAGGCTTCTCGGTTTTCCGCCACAAACGTTTCTTTATCTTGTTCCTCAAATTCTCAAAGGAATTTTTGCGCCTTCCTCCAACGCTTCTCCTCTTTGGGGAGAATTTACGAAATCGAAAGTGGACGCGGGTCTCTGGGCGGTCGAGCCGCATATCGGAAAGATTTATTCCGGGTCTCGTGCCGAAGAAAGTTTCGGAGTGAAATGGGAAGAAATTTTAGTCGTAAGCGATACGGACGCCTTCTGGCTGGACGAAGATCTTCCACACGTTCGTTTTTGGGAAGAACAGGAACGGATTGCAAAATTAAAAAAGGCTTCCTCTCTTTCGAAAACGAAGAGGGATTCCAAAATCAAGGTTGGAGCCGCATAA